From a single Stomoxys calcitrans chromosome 4, idStoCalc2.1, whole genome shotgun sequence genomic region:
- the LOC106086808 gene encoding uncharacterized protein LOC106086808 — MKVFVCFCALMAVANAGILNFGGGGSGATSGGYGASAGGHSHGHTGGGNKVYKVKFVSGSSGGGHNGGGGFSGGGSAAHGGANEVIKVIHQHSSAAANGGAAAGGQGASGASQVIKVIHHGSAGGTSVGHSAGHGHGSGAGHAPAKIVNVYHSSSGNSAASGGAGHHHSQGAAKVIRVIHETGPQSQAQSFGGGHSSAFSQSAGGPVSSYVPPVYQPEQLNVNGPAYIPPDQQQAPPSFNGPAPLGGPTASYIPPVQQQAPLGFSAPAPSFNGPAPGFNAPTTAYIPPVQQQAPQGFNTPSTGVSGPAFQQQAPAGFSAPAPSFNNPAPSFNAPTSAYIPPVQQQAPQAFNSPAPGFNGPAPGFSGPSPGFNGPAPGLNAPAPTSSYIPPSYQSAPAPTSSYIPPSYQSASAPSSAFTPPVPELSYVPPPPEPAPVFHSQYNAPNSQYNAPAPSGLYEAPASEYTNHLPASNYGAPNY; from the exons ATGAAG GTTTTCGTGTGTTTTTGTGCCTTAATGGCCGTGGCCAATGCAGGAATATTAAATTTCGGCGGTGGAGGAAGCGGTGCAACTAGTGGCGGTTATGGAGCTTCCGCAGGCGGCCATAGCCATGGACATACTGGTGGTGGCAATAAAGTATACAAAGTGAAATTCGTATCTGGATCTTCTGGCGGTGGACACAATGGTGGTGGTGGCTTCAGTGGTGGTGGTTCTGCTGCTCATGGTGGTGCAAATGAAGTTATTAAAGTAATTCATCAGCATTCGTCTGCAGCTGCCAATGGTGGCGCAGCAGCAGGTGGCCAAGGCGCATCTGGAGCTTCTCAAGTAATTAAGGTTATTCACCATGGTTCAGCAGGCGGCACTAGTGTTGGACATTCAGCTGGTCATGGACATGGTTCTGGAGCTGGTCATGCTCCCGCCAAGATCGTCAATGTTTACCATTCGTCGAGCGGAAACAGTGCAGCTTCGGGTGGTGCAGGCCATCATCACAGCCAAGGTGCTGCAAAAGTTATTCGTGTAATTCATGAAACAGGCCCGCAATCCCAAGCTCAATCTTTTGGCGGTGGGCACTCTTCCGCATTCTCCCAATCCGCTGGCGGTCCAGTATCTTCATACGTTCCACCTGTTTATCAACCAGAACAACTGAATGTAAATGGTCCAGCCTACATTCCACCTGATCAGCAGCAGGCGCCACCAAGCTTCAATGGTCCTGCCCCACTTGGTGGTCCAACTGCTTCTTATATTCCACCTGTTCAGCAGCAAGCACCGCTGGGTTTCAGTGCTCCTGCCCCAAGCTTCAATGGTCCTGCTCCTGGCTTCAACGCACCAACTACTGCTTATATTCCCCCTGTCCAGCAGCAAGCACCTCAAGGTTTCAATACTCCCTCTACAGGCGTTAGTGGACCCGCTTTTCAGCAGCAAGCACCTGCCGGGTTCAGTGCTCCTGCCCCAAGCTTCAACAACCCTGCACCTAGCTTCAATGCTCCAACCTCTGCTTATATTCCACCTGTCCAGCAGCAGGCACCTCAAGCTTTTAATTCTCCTGCCCCAGGCTTCAATGGACCTGCTCCAGGTTTCAGTGGTCCTTCTCCTGGTTTCAATGGTCCTGCCCCTGGATTGAATGCTCCTGCTCCAACATCCTCTTATATCCCACCTTCATATCAATCTGCTCCTGCTCCAACATCCTCTTATATCCCACCTTCATATCAATCTGCTTCAGCTCCATCTTCTGCATTTACCCCTCCCGTTCCAGAGTTGTCATACGTTCCACCACCACCAGAGCCAGCACCCGTTTTCCATTCACAATATAACGCCCCCAATTCACAGTATAATGCACCTGCGCCTTCTGGCTTATATGAAGCTCCTGCATCGGAATACACGAATCACCTACCTGCTTCAAATTATGGTGCACCAAATTATTAA